One stretch of Nitratiruptor tergarcus DSM 16512 DNA includes these proteins:
- a CDS encoding cytochrome C produces MKKLLAFAIVSVLGWANNCLECHKGIEDIRDPHSGMAKAIAKKAVEAGFDGNSCIVCHGGNPLAITKEEAHQGTIAYFLKHEGPKEFYPDPGSAWINKNTCGMCHKEQVSTQMNNLMNTEQGKIQGALWGFGWNIREHKFANYNLTNLHKRLGSKTYQNYMKRLSQKESQVYVKKTIELPPAPTAEEVEKNPKLAAITYLRQECLRCHTASKGRSRRGDFRGMGCSSCHIPYSNDGYYEGKDPTIPKNEPGHMLVHQIQGTRDAKVHIHGLTFSGIPVETCTTCHNRGKRIGVSYQGLMETAYNPTFDKHGKGQPKLHTKHYLHMSEDVHYKKGMLCQDCHTSIDMHGDGKIAGSTLAPVEIECQDCHGTPSKYPWELPLGYGDEFGEKLSNKPRGVTKTLAAYLKKGTYYEPKDGYLLSARGNPLPNVVKVRDEVVVHLASGKDLKLQPLKKLAKEHKLSQAGEVAMVQIGKHLDEMECYACHDTWAPQCYGCHVKVDYSEGKKNVDWLAVAHAHDIHGTDAAKRKNLKDYLIDGEVTETRSYLRWEDPILVRNGEGRIAPAIPGCQVSVTVIRKDGKAILQNHIFKTKDNNQDVLAIDMAPVHSHTVQKEARSCESCHNNPKSMGFGIDDGKVFGDPSKPLIVDLMTADGKVIPKKITIQKPGIKNLHFDWSRIIDENYTQLVTVGHHWSLSRALNQEELSKLDRRGVCMSCHQTIPDKDLAVSLMVHVAHAANIKIDNKMHKNILHKNLLLSAWVQIGGALVLIGFIYWLIRRKRR; encoded by the coding sequence ATGAAAAAGCTTTTGGCTTTTGCTATTGTAAGCGTGCTTGGCTGGGCAAATAACTGTCTTGAGTGCCACAAAGGAATCGAAGATATTCGTGACCCTCATAGCGGTATGGCAAAGGCTATCGCCAAGAAGGCAGTGGAGGCTGGTTTTGATGGTAATAGCTGTATCGTCTGTCATGGTGGAAATCCTCTGGCAATCACAAAAGAGGAGGCACACCAGGGGACTATTGCCTACTTTTTAAAGCATGAAGGTCCTAAAGAGTTCTATCCCGATCCTGGAAGCGCATGGATCAATAAAAACACCTGCGGGATGTGTCATAAAGAGCAAGTTAGTACCCAAATGAACAACCTCATGAATACTGAGCAAGGAAAGATTCAAGGGGCTTTGTGGGGATTTGGATGGAACATAAGAGAGCACAAATTCGCGAACTATAATCTTACAAATCTGCATAAAAGATTAGGTTCAAAAACATATCAAAACTATATGAAGCGCCTTTCTCAAAAAGAGTCGCAAGTCTATGTGAAAAAAACAATAGAACTTCCGCCCGCACCTACTGCTGAAGAAGTTGAAAAGAATCCAAAACTAGCTGCCATTACCTATCTGCGCCAAGAGTGCTTACGCTGCCATACTGCGAGCAAAGGCCGTAGCCGTAGAGGCGATTTTCGCGGGATGGGATGTAGTAGTTGCCATATACCATACTCCAATGATGGATACTATGAAGGAAAAGACCCTACAATTCCTAAAAATGAGCCAGGACACATGCTTGTGCATCAGATCCAAGGTACACGGGATGCCAAAGTCCATATACATGGACTTACCTTTAGTGGTATTCCAGTAGAGACCTGTACTACCTGCCACAATCGTGGTAAACGCATAGGCGTGAGCTACCAAGGACTCATGGAGACAGCCTACAATCCTACATTTGATAAGCATGGCAAAGGACAGCCAAAACTCCATACTAAACATTATCTTCACATGAGCGAGGATGTACACTACAAAAAGGGAATGCTCTGCCAAGATTGCCATACATCAATCGATATGCATGGAGATGGCAAAATTGCAGGAAGTACCTTAGCTCCAGTGGAGATAGAGTGTCAAGACTGCCATGGTACACCATCAAAGTATCCTTGGGAATTGCCTTTAGGATATGGGGATGAATTTGGAGAGAAGCTCTCTAATAAACCTCGTGGTGTGACAAAAACTCTAGCAGCATACCTCAAAAAGGGAACATACTATGAGCCAAAAGATGGATATTTGCTCAGTGCCAGAGGCAATCCACTGCCAAATGTTGTGAAAGTCAGAGATGAGGTAGTAGTGCATCTTGCAAGCGGCAAAGATCTAAAGCTCCAGCCACTCAAAAAACTAGCTAAAGAGCATAAGCTCTCCCAAGCGGGTGAAGTAGCGATGGTGCAGATTGGTAAGCACTTAGATGAGATGGAGTGCTATGCATGCCATGACACCTGGGCGCCTCAGTGCTATGGATGCCATGTGAAGGTGGACTATAGTGAAGGCAAGAAAAATGTAGACTGGCTAGCAGTCGCACATGCACACGATATCCACGGAACCGATGCAGCCAAGCGCAAAAATCTCAAAGATTATCTTATTGATGGTGAGGTAACAGAGACGAGAAGCTATTTGCGATGGGAAGATCCAATTTTGGTGCGCAATGGTGAAGGACGTATCGCTCCTGCAATACCAGGGTGTCAAGTGAGTGTGACGGTAATTAGAAAAGATGGGAAGGCAATTTTGCAAAACCATATTTTTAAAACAAAAGATAATAACCAAGATGTACTAGCAATCGATATGGCACCAGTGCACTCACACACAGTACAAAAAGAGGCAAGAAGCTGTGAGAGCTGCCATAATAATCCAAAATCTATGGGATTTGGGATAGATGATGGCAAAGTCTTTGGAGATCCGAGTAAACCACTCATCGTCGATCTCATGACGGCTGATGGCAAAGTGATTCCTAAAAAGATTACGATTCAAAAACCGGGTATTAAAAATCTGCATTTTGATTGGAGTCGTATAATAGATGAAAACTATACCCAACTTGTTACAGTTGGGCATCACTGGAGTCTCTCACGAGCTTTAAATCAAGAAGAGCTAAGCAAGCTTGATCGTCGAGGAGTCTGTATGAGCTGCCACCAGACAATTCCTGATAAAGATTTGGCAGTGAGTTTGATGGTGCATGTAGCCCATGCAGCAAATATCAAGATAGATAATAAAATGCACAAAAACATCTTGCATAAAAATTTGCTGTTGAGTGCATGGGTGCAAATTGGAGGAGCTTTAGTTCTTATAGGTTTCATCTATTGGCTTATACGTAGAAAGAGGAGGTAA
- a CDS encoding class I SAM-dependent methyltransferase, translated as MPKEKLFEKNFEYYDRWFDEHDKIYQTELKAIKKILPPFKKAVEIGVGTGRFAAPLGITLGVEPSHNMAHIAKQRGIEVIEAQAEDLPFADKSFDLVLMVTTICFVDDIDKTLQEAKRILTDDGYLLIAFVDRDSELGKMYEKNKDKSRFYKEATFFSKKEILKLLKKHGFIVEKCTEALFGSDLKHLNFEIYDGCKKGGAFLSLLARKKL; from the coding sequence ATGCCAAAAGAGAAGCTTTTTGAAAAAAATTTCGAGTATTATGACAGATGGTTTGATGAACATGATAAGATTTATCAAACAGAACTCAAAGCAATCAAAAAAATTCTTCCTCCTTTTAAAAAAGCAGTTGAAATTGGTGTAGGGACAGGACGCTTTGCAGCGCCACTTGGTATTACGCTGGGCGTAGAGCCATCACACAATATGGCGCACATTGCCAAGCAAAGAGGTATCGAAGTCATAGAAGCACAAGCTGAAGACCTCCCTTTTGCAGATAAGAGCTTTGATCTTGTGCTTATGGTAACAACTATCTGCTTTGTAGATGATATCGACAAAACCCTCCAAGAGGCTAAACGTATCCTCACAGATGATGGATATCTGCTCATCGCTTTTGTAGATCGCGATTCAGAATTAGGCAAAATGTATGAGAAAAACAAAGATAAGAGCCGTTTTTATAAAGAGGCAACATTTTTTAGCAAAAAAGAGATTTTGAAGCTTCTCAAAAAGCATGGATTTATTGTAGAAAAGTGTACAGAAGCCCTCTTTGGATCAGATCTTAAGCATTTAAATTTTGAAATATATGATGGCTGTAAAAAAGGAGGTGCGTTTTTGAGTCTACTTGCAAGGAAGAAGCTATGA
- a CDS encoding class I SAM-dependent methyltransferase translates to MNLTQEMSKVEVKGFEAKFYDRLMDIITFGYYPFFIRKAIKDLNLQKGQRILDFGAGTGRNALLMHRYVGDEGEIVGLEIGKEMQEQFLRNCNAYQNIKLENLRIDSPLPFNEEFDVVFISFVLHGFIQDKRDIIIQNAYNALKPHGTFAILDYANFDVDKAPWYVRFPIQKVECPLAQDFIERDTKKMLESFGFENFEESFYFGGYVRLLKAKRWK, encoded by the coding sequence ATGAATCTCACACAAGAGATGAGCAAAGTAGAGGTCAAAGGATTTGAGGCAAAATTTTACGATAGGCTCATGGATATTATCACCTTTGGTTACTACCCCTTCTTCATCCGCAAAGCTATAAAAGATCTCAACCTTCAAAAGGGACAAAGAATACTTGATTTTGGAGCAGGTACAGGGAGAAATGCCCTACTTATGCACCGATATGTAGGAGATGAGGGGGAGATAGTAGGACTTGAAATTGGCAAGGAGATGCAAGAGCAGTTTTTACGTAACTGCAACGCTTATCAAAATATTAAGCTAGAAAATCTTCGCATAGACTCCCCTTTACCATTCAACGAAGAGTTTGATGTAGTCTTTATCTCTTTTGTACTCCATGGATTTATCCAAGACAAAAGAGATATCATCATACAAAACGCCTACAATGCTCTCAAACCTCATGGAACTTTTGCTATACTTGATTATGCCAATTTTGATGTGGACAAAGCTCCTTGGTATGTCCGTTTTCCTATCCAAAAAGTAGAGTGTCCCCTAGCCCAAGACTTTATAGAGCGTGATACGAAAAAGATGCTAGAATCTTTTGGGTTTGAAAATTTTGAAGAGAGTTTCTATTTTGGTGGATATGTAAGACTCCTCAAAGCAAAAAGATGGAAGTAA
- the purT gene encoding formate-dependent phosphoribosylglycinamide formyltransferase, giving the protein MQLTTPLKHNSIKFLLLGSGELGKEVAIEAQRLGIEVVAVDRYANAPAHQVAHRSYIIDMKDKAQVLEVILREKPTYILPEIEAINIDALFEAEKLGFRVIPNAEAVNKTMNRKNIRKFAAEELRLKTSAYQFVKSFAELEAAAKELGFPCVIKPVMSSSGHGQSIARSEADLAKSWETAKEARGDASELIVEEFIHFDYEITLLTARNETGTVFCPPIGHIQKDGDYIFSWQPMEMSEVALQKAQNIAKKITDGLGGRGIFGVELFIQGDEVFFSEVSPRPHDTGMVTMITQSQSEFALHVRAVLGLPLNFHFYTPGASAAYKAKNESFAPVFEVDESLFDEKSFLRIFGKPESHEGRRMAVVLTMNNTSNKALQKAKELIKKVSDA; this is encoded by the coding sequence ATGCAACTCACAACCCCCCTTAAACACAACTCCATAAAATTCTTGCTTCTTGGCAGTGGTGAGCTTGGCAAAGAGGTGGCTATCGAAGCGCAGCGGCTAGGCATTGAAGTGGTAGCAGTGGATCGCTATGCAAATGCTCCAGCACATCAGGTAGCTCATCGCAGTTACATTATCGATATGAAAGACAAAGCGCAAGTTTTAGAAGTAATTTTACGAGAAAAACCAACATATATCCTCCCAGAAATCGAAGCTATTAATATTGATGCTCTCTTTGAAGCTGAAAAACTGGGCTTTAGAGTTATTCCAAATGCTGAAGCTGTGAATAAGACAATGAATCGCAAAAATATCCGTAAATTTGCAGCTGAAGAGCTTAGACTCAAAACCAGCGCATACCAGTTTGTTAAAAGTTTTGCAGAGCTCGAAGCTGCAGCAAAAGAGCTTGGCTTTCCATGCGTCATCAAACCTGTCATGAGCTCTTCAGGACATGGACAAAGCATCGCTAGAAGCGAAGCCGATCTTGCAAAATCGTGGGAGACTGCCAAAGAGGCACGAGGGGATGCGAGTGAGCTCATTGTAGAGGAGTTTATTCACTTTGATTATGAAATTACACTGCTTACAGCAAGAAACGAAACTGGCACTGTTTTTTGCCCACCTATTGGCCATATTCAAAAAGATGGAGACTACATCTTTAGCTGGCAACCTATGGAGATGAGTGAAGTTGCGTTACAAAAAGCACAAAACATAGCTAAAAAAATAACTGATGGATTGGGTGGTAGAGGAATTTTTGGAGTGGAGCTCTTTATCCAAGGAGATGAGGTCTTCTTTAGTGAAGTCTCCCCTCGCCCACACGATACAGGAATGGTAACAATGATTACACAAAGCCAAAGCGAGTTTGCTTTGCATGTACGTGCAGTCCTGGGACTTCCTCTAAATTTTCATTTTTACACTCCAGGAGCAAGTGCAGCATACAAAGCCAAAAATGAGAGCTTTGCACCTGTTTTTGAGGTAGATGAGAGCCTCTTTGACGAGAAGAGTTTTTTACGCATATTTGGTAAACCAGAGTCTCACGAAGGGCGCCGCATGGCTGTAGTACTTACAATGAAT